A region from the Triticum urartu cultivar G1812 chromosome 1, Tu2.1, whole genome shotgun sequence genome encodes:
- the LOC125520613 gene encoding uncharacterized protein LOC125520613 isoform X4: MDDIDNEEEDNQDLRPTASHFNADRILACSTGSVRCSGRPPLSARRRRVRRLFFRRGCSGACGGRGRGRSMAGKGKAEEVYVASIDQGTTSTRLCRQGDQVGGLVSAGWTNDTHNMYISSMEASFMQQLRGQQQHHHHATPDRSMIHVGSGHGLKVLQEGASDNLGSKKNVPRPRDVGPRGLPEDPWARCFKPRDSAMNRRGDGVGASGGESGTDTVQAMAPKHGRGVSTCVGGNPIDRTSGCYTFHLVC, from the exons ATGGACGACATCGACAATGAGGAGGAGGACAACCAGGATCTGCGTCCCACTGCCTCCCACTTCAACGCCGACCGCATCCTCGCTTGTTCCACCGGCTCAGTCCGCTGCTCCGGCCGCCCCCCTCTGTCCGCTCGCCGGCGGAGGGTTCGGCGCTTGTTTTTTCGGCGAGGTTGCTCTGGGGCGTGTGGTGGAAGGGGAAGGGGAAGGAGTATGGCGGGGAAGGGGAAGGCGGAGGAGGTGTACGTGGCGTCGATCGACCAGGGCACCACCAGCACCAGGTTATGTCGA CAGGGTGATCAGGTTGGGGGGCTGGTGTCGGCCGGATGGACCAACGACACCCACAACATGTACATCAGCTCCATGGAGGCGTCCTTCATGCAGCAGCTCCGTGGGCAGCAGcagcaccaccaccacgccaCTCCCGACAGGAGCATGATCCATGTGGGTAGTGGCCATGGGCTCAAGGTGCTCCAAGAGGGAGCCTCTGATAACCTCGGGTCTAAGAAGAACGTGCCTCGCCCGCGTGATGTTGGTCCACGAGGCCTGCCTGAGGATCCATGGGCGAGGTGTTTCAAGCCGCGTGATTCCGCTATGAATCGTCGTGGTGATGGGGTTGGTGCTTCCGGTGGTGAATCGGGCACCGATACAGTTCAAGCGATGGCTCCAAAGCATGGAAGAGGAGTGAGCACTTGTGTCGGAGGAAATCCTATTGACAGAACCTCAGGTTGTTACACTTTTCATCTTGTTTGCTGA
- the LOC125520613 gene encoding uncharacterized protein LOC125520613 isoform X1 produces the protein MSSTGGVAGRGKAKATKSVSRPSKAGLQFPVGRIVRYLKAGKYAELDADFLVTSMDDIDNEEEDNQDLRPTASHFNADRILACSTGSVRCSGRPPLSARRRRVRRLFFRRGCSGACGGRGRGRSMAGKGKAEEVYVASIDQGTTSTRLCRQGDQVGGLVSAGWTNDTHNMYISSMEASFMQQLRGQQQHHHHATPDRSMIHVGSGHGLKVLQEGASDNLGSKKNVPRPRDVGPRGLPEDPWARCFKPRDSAMNRRGDGVGASGGESGTDTVQAMAPKHGRGVSTCVGGNPIDRTSGCYTFHLVC, from the exons ATGAGTTCCACCGGAGGCGTCGCTGGCCGCGGCAAGGCGAAGGCGACCAAGTCGGTGTCGCGGCCGTCCAAGGCCGGGCTCCAGTTCCCCGTCGGCCGCATCGTGCGCTACCTCAAGGCCGGCAAGTACGCCGAGCTTGACGCCGACTTCCTT GTGACCTCCATGGACGACATCGACAATGAGGAGGAGGACAACCAGGATCTGCGTCCCACTGCCTCCCACTTCAACGCCGACCGCATCCTCGCTTGTTCCACCGGCTCAGTCCGCTGCTCCGGCCGCCCCCCTCTGTCCGCTCGCCGGCGGAGGGTTCGGCGCTTGTTTTTTCGGCGAGGTTGCTCTGGGGCGTGTGGTGGAAGGGGAAGGGGAAGGAGTATGGCGGGGAAGGGGAAGGCGGAGGAGGTGTACGTGGCGTCGATCGACCAGGGCACCACCAGCACCAGGTTATGTCGA CAGGGTGATCAGGTTGGGGGGCTGGTGTCGGCCGGATGGACCAACGACACCCACAACATGTACATCAGCTCCATGGAGGCGTCCTTCATGCAGCAGCTCCGTGGGCAGCAGcagcaccaccaccacgccaCTCCCGACAGGAGCATGATCCATGTGGGTAGTGGCCATGGGCTCAAGGTGCTCCAAGAGGGAGCCTCTGATAACCTCGGGTCTAAGAAGAACGTGCCTCGCCCGCGTGATGTTGGTCCACGAGGCCTGCCTGAGGATCCATGGGCGAGGTGTTTCAAGCCGCGTGATTCCGCTATGAATCGTCGTGGTGATGGGGTTGGTGCTTCCGGTGGTGAATCGGGCACCGATACAGTTCAAGCGATGGCTCCAAAGCATGGAAGAGGAGTGAGCACTTGTGTCGGAGGAAATCCTATTGACAGAACCTCAGGTTGTTACACTTTTCATCTTGTTTGCTGA
- the LOC125520613 gene encoding uncharacterized protein LOC125520613 isoform X3 — protein MSSTGGVAGRGKAKATKSVSRPSKAGLQFPVGRIVRYLKAGKYAELDADFLVTSMDDIDNEEEDNQDLRPTASHFNADRILACSTGSVRCSGRPPLSARRRRVRRLFFRRGCSGACGGRGRGRSMAGKGKAEEVYVASIDQGTTSTRLCRQGDQVGGLVSAGWTNDTHNMYISSMEASFMQQLRGQQQHHHHATPDRSMIHVGSGHGLKVLQEGASDNLGSKKNVPRPRDVGPRGLPEDPWARCFKPRDSAMNRRGDGVGASGGESGTDTVQAMAPKHGRGVSTCVGGNPIDRTSDL, from the exons ATGAGTTCCACCGGAGGCGTCGCTGGCCGCGGCAAGGCGAAGGCGACCAAGTCGGTGTCGCGGCCGTCCAAGGCCGGGCTCCAGTTCCCCGTCGGCCGCATCGTGCGCTACCTCAAGGCCGGCAAGTACGCCGAGCTTGACGCCGACTTCCTT GTGACCTCCATGGACGACATCGACAATGAGGAGGAGGACAACCAGGATCTGCGTCCCACTGCCTCCCACTTCAACGCCGACCGCATCCTCGCTTGTTCCACCGGCTCAGTCCGCTGCTCCGGCCGCCCCCCTCTGTCCGCTCGCCGGCGGAGGGTTCGGCGCTTGTTTTTTCGGCGAGGTTGCTCTGGGGCGTGTGGTGGAAGGGGAAGGGGAAGGAGTATGGCGGGGAAGGGGAAGGCGGAGGAGGTGTACGTGGCGTCGATCGACCAGGGCACCACCAGCACCAGGTTATGTCGA CAGGGTGATCAGGTTGGGGGGCTGGTGTCGGCCGGATGGACCAACGACACCCACAACATGTACATCAGCTCCATGGAGGCGTCCTTCATGCAGCAGCTCCGTGGGCAGCAGcagcaccaccaccacgccaCTCCCGACAGGAGCATGATCCATGTGGGTAGTGGCCATGGGCTCAAGGTGCTCCAAGAGGGAGCCTCTGATAACCTCGGGTCTAAGAAGAACGTGCCTCGCCCGCGTGATGTTGGTCCACGAGGCCTGCCTGAGGATCCATGGGCGAGGTGTTTCAAGCCGCGTGATTCCGCTATGAATCGTCGTGGTGATGGGGTTGGTGCTTCCGGTGGTGAATCGGGCACCGATACAGTTCAAGCGATGGCTCCAAAGCATGGAAGAGGAGTGAGCACTTGTGTCGGAGGAAATCCTATTGACAGAACCTCAG ATTTGTAG
- the LOC125520613 gene encoding uncharacterized protein LOC125520613 isoform X2 — protein MSSTGGVAGRGKAKATKSVSRPSKAGLQFPVGRIVRYLKAGKYAELDADFLVTSMDDIDNEEEDNQDLRPTASHFNADRILACSTGSVRCSGRPPLSARRRRVRRLFFRRGCSGACGGRGRGRSMAGKGKAEEVYVASIDQGTTSTRLCRGDQVGGLVSAGWTNDTHNMYISSMEASFMQQLRGQQQHHHHATPDRSMIHVGSGHGLKVLQEGASDNLGSKKNVPRPRDVGPRGLPEDPWARCFKPRDSAMNRRGDGVGASGGESGTDTVQAMAPKHGRGVSTCVGGNPIDRTSGCYTFHLVC, from the exons ATGAGTTCCACCGGAGGCGTCGCTGGCCGCGGCAAGGCGAAGGCGACCAAGTCGGTGTCGCGGCCGTCCAAGGCCGGGCTCCAGTTCCCCGTCGGCCGCATCGTGCGCTACCTCAAGGCCGGCAAGTACGCCGAGCTTGACGCCGACTTCCTT GTGACCTCCATGGACGACATCGACAATGAGGAGGAGGACAACCAGGATCTGCGTCCCACTGCCTCCCACTTCAACGCCGACCGCATCCTCGCTTGTTCCACCGGCTCAGTCCGCTGCTCCGGCCGCCCCCCTCTGTCCGCTCGCCGGCGGAGGGTTCGGCGCTTGTTTTTTCGGCGAGGTTGCTCTGGGGCGTGTGGTGGAAGGGGAAGGGGAAGGAGTATGGCGGGGAAGGGGAAGGCGGAGGAGGTGTACGTGGCGTCGATCGACCAGGGCACCACCAGCACCAGGTTATGTCGA GGTGATCAGGTTGGGGGGCTGGTGTCGGCCGGATGGACCAACGACACCCACAACATGTACATCAGCTCCATGGAGGCGTCCTTCATGCAGCAGCTCCGTGGGCAGCAGcagcaccaccaccacgccaCTCCCGACAGGAGCATGATCCATGTGGGTAGTGGCCATGGGCTCAAGGTGCTCCAAGAGGGAGCCTCTGATAACCTCGGGTCTAAGAAGAACGTGCCTCGCCCGCGTGATGTTGGTCCACGAGGCCTGCCTGAGGATCCATGGGCGAGGTGTTTCAAGCCGCGTGATTCCGCTATGAATCGTCGTGGTGATGGGGTTGGTGCTTCCGGTGGTGAATCGGGCACCGATACAGTTCAAGCGATGGCTCCAAAGCATGGAAGAGGAGTGAGCACTTGTGTCGGAGGAAATCCTATTGACAGAACCTCAGGTTGTTACACTTTTCATCTTGTTTGCTGA